A portion of the Magnolia sinica isolate HGM2019 chromosome 17, MsV1, whole genome shotgun sequence genome contains these proteins:
- the LOC131230911 gene encoding uncharacterized protein LOC131230911 isoform X1 — protein sequence MELEKNPSNGGNQKLPSPDLQNPIHGDEVDSSCSTPYVSAPSSPGRGGPSFFFSAPASPMHYILSSSASLSSPPPPSSSGDITVHSSAEFEFSSRLPPSTASPVGSMISADELFLNGQIRPMKLSSHLQRPQILAPLLDLEEEDEESKGSERSVERGRDLRLRSRSVHRRARSMSPMRKAPFQWQEEEEDGEDREIDRPDRKQAEEMDASTASTPSVSASTSRSSSGRGSKRWISLKDFLYRSKSEGRGNGKEKFWHTLSFSPSLREKKSPPSEATTGGEKEKGKCQMPPKKAVAGKATNGVRKRRGPAPSPHEMFYTANRAQAEEMKKKTFLPYRQGLLGCLGFNSKSYGALNGFTKTLNPVSSRWAW from the exons atgGAGCTCGAGAAAAACCCTAGCAATGGTGGAAACCAGAAGCTTCCATCTCCCGACCTCCAAAACCCTATCCATGGAGACGAGGTCGACAGTTCCTGCTCTACTCCGTACGTCTCTGCACCTTCAAGCCCAGGCCGTGGGGGGCCATCATTCTTCTTCAGCGCTCCTGCAAGCCCCATGCATTACATCCTCTCATCCTCCGCCTCTCTCTCTTCTCCGCCGCCACCTTCTTCCTCTGGAGATATCACCGTTCATTCCTCGGCTGAATTCGAATTCTCCTCCAGATTGCCTCCCTCAACTGCATCCCCTGTCGGATCCATGATCTCCGCCGACGAGCTCTTCCTGAACGGCCAGATCCGGCCCATGAAGCTCTCGTCTCACCTCCAGCGCCCCCAGATCCTTGCCCCGCTGCTGGACCTTGAAGAAGAAGACGAGGAAAGCAAAGGGTCCGAGCGGTCAGTCGAGAGAGGGCGAGATCTAAGGCTGCGGAGCAGGTCCGTACACAGACGGGCTAGATCTATGTCGCCGATGAGGAAAGCGCCGTTCCAATGGCAGGAAGAGGAGGAAGACGGAGAAGATCGAGAGATTGACCGTCCGGATCGAAAGCAGGCAGAGGAGATGGATGCATCAACAGCATCTACACCGTCCGTTTCAGCATCGACGTCTCGATCTTCGTCCGGAAGGGGTTCCAAGCGGTGGATTTCATTAAAGGATTTTTTGTATAGAAGCAAAAGCGAAGGGAGAGGGAATGGGAAGGAGAAGTTCTGGCACACGCTATCGTTCTCTCCTTCTTTGAGGGAGAAGAAATCTCCGCCGTCGGAAGCGACAACCGgaggagagaaggagaaagggaaGTGTCAGATGCCGCCGAAGAAGGCGGTGGCTGGAAAGGCAACAAATGGGGTGAGGAAGAGGCGGGGCCCAGCACCATCCCCCCACGAGATGTTTTATACTGCAAACAGAGCGCAAGcggaggagatgaagaagaagacaTTCTTACCGTACAGGCAGGGGCTTTTGGGGTGTTTGGGGTTCAATTCCAAGAGCTATGGAGCTTTGAATGGGTTCACCAAAACCCTAAATCCAGTCTCTTCCAG GTGGGCCTGGTGA
- the LOC131230911 gene encoding uncharacterized protein LOC131230911 isoform X2, protein MELEKNPSNGGNQKLPSPDLQNPIHGDEVDSSCSTPYVSAPSSPGRGGPSFFFSAPASPMHYILSSSASLSSPPPPSSSGDITVHSSAEFEFSSRLPPSTASPVGSMISADELFLNGQIRPMKLSSHLQRPQILAPLLDLEEEDEESKGSERSVERGRDLRLRSRSVHRRARSMSPMRKAPFQWQEEEEDGEDREIDRPDRKQAEEMDASTASTPSVSASTSRSSSGRGSKRWISLKDFLYRSKSEGRGNGKEKFWHTLSFSPSLREKKSPPSEATTGGEKEKGKCQMPPKKAVAGKATNGVRKRRGPAPSPHEMFYTANRAQAEEMKKKTFLPYRQGLLGCLGFNSKSYGALNGFTKTLNPVSSR, encoded by the exons atgGAGCTCGAGAAAAACCCTAGCAATGGTGGAAACCAGAAGCTTCCATCTCCCGACCTCCAAAACCCTATCCATGGAGACGAGGTCGACAGTTCCTGCTCTACTCCGTACGTCTCTGCACCTTCAAGCCCAGGCCGTGGGGGGCCATCATTCTTCTTCAGCGCTCCTGCAAGCCCCATGCATTACATCCTCTCATCCTCCGCCTCTCTCTCTTCTCCGCCGCCACCTTCTTCCTCTGGAGATATCACCGTTCATTCCTCGGCTGAATTCGAATTCTCCTCCAGATTGCCTCCCTCAACTGCATCCCCTGTCGGATCCATGATCTCCGCCGACGAGCTCTTCCTGAACGGCCAGATCCGGCCCATGAAGCTCTCGTCTCACCTCCAGCGCCCCCAGATCCTTGCCCCGCTGCTGGACCTTGAAGAAGAAGACGAGGAAAGCAAAGGGTCCGAGCGGTCAGTCGAGAGAGGGCGAGATCTAAGGCTGCGGAGCAGGTCCGTACACAGACGGGCTAGATCTATGTCGCCGATGAGGAAAGCGCCGTTCCAATGGCAGGAAGAGGAGGAAGACGGAGAAGATCGAGAGATTGACCGTCCGGATCGAAAGCAGGCAGAGGAGATGGATGCATCAACAGCATCTACACCGTCCGTTTCAGCATCGACGTCTCGATCTTCGTCCGGAAGGGGTTCCAAGCGGTGGATTTCATTAAAGGATTTTTTGTATAGAAGCAAAAGCGAAGGGAGAGGGAATGGGAAGGAGAAGTTCTGGCACACGCTATCGTTCTCTCCTTCTTTGAGGGAGAAGAAATCTCCGCCGTCGGAAGCGACAACCGgaggagagaaggagaaagggaaGTGTCAGATGCCGCCGAAGAAGGCGGTGGCTGGAAAGGCAACAAATGGGGTGAGGAAGAGGCGGGGCCCAGCACCATCCCCCCACGAGATGTTTTATACTGCAAACAGAGCGCAAGcggaggagatgaagaagaagacaTTCTTACCGTACAGGCAGGGGCTTTTGGGGTGTTTGGGGTTCAATTCCAAGAGCTATGGAGCTTTGAATGGGTTCACCAAAACCCTAAATCCAGTCTCTTCCAG GTAA